A single genomic interval of Halobacillus halophilus DSM 2266 harbors:
- the yqfD gene encoding sporulation protein YqfD: MTMKMQHDFFQGSMKIKVQGKMIEPFLQACVRRGCVISNIKRVNEHEVIMSIRLSEWKTFRQLRKKYRCKLSILGGRGLPFYYRKITQRKALMAAFMLSVVVVFLLANTLWSIKVEGLTPELEANVEKKLKTYGVSPGKLTIGMDDPNDIQRKLLDDIPDLLWIGVNKKGTSYQLYGVEKTRHDTNKNLRPSDLVAEKKGMIVKTFIEKGRPLVTVNDVVKKGQKLATGQLVEDKDILVHAEGEVIAETWYKVDQNLPMTQVLQLTDGLEVREYQLKIGSLTLPIWGWWKGKGSQFRSENEETNWEWFGWRSPIDLKAIHYYEIDSKKYEQSKDKIQKMGIITARESLNQYLGKEAKVMKEKVLHLREENGKVKLILLFKVHENIAVTKYISQGD; this comes from the coding sequence ATGACTATGAAGATGCAGCATGACTTCTTTCAAGGCAGCATGAAAATTAAAGTGCAAGGAAAAATGATTGAACCGTTCCTCCAGGCGTGCGTCCGAAGGGGATGTGTAATTTCAAATATTAAGCGAGTCAATGAACATGAAGTAATAATGAGCATTAGACTTAGTGAATGGAAAACTTTCAGGCAGTTACGGAAAAAGTATCGTTGTAAACTTTCGATCTTGGGAGGAAGAGGCCTTCCGTTCTATTACAGGAAAATCACACAGCGAAAAGCTTTAATGGCCGCTTTCATGCTTTCCGTTGTAGTCGTTTTTTTATTAGCTAATACACTTTGGTCTATTAAAGTGGAAGGCTTGACTCCCGAACTGGAAGCTAATGTAGAAAAAAAATTAAAAACCTATGGCGTTTCCCCGGGCAAGTTGACAATTGGTATGGACGATCCTAATGATATACAAAGAAAGCTGCTTGATGATATTCCTGATCTTTTATGGATAGGAGTTAATAAGAAGGGTACAAGTTATCAGCTGTACGGTGTAGAAAAGACCAGGCATGATACAAATAAGAACCTTCGTCCCTCTGACTTGGTGGCAGAAAAAAAGGGCATGATAGTAAAAACGTTTATTGAAAAAGGAAGACCACTTGTTACCGTAAATGATGTAGTTAAAAAAGGCCAAAAACTGGCTACGGGTCAATTGGTTGAAGATAAAGATATACTTGTCCATGCGGAGGGTGAGGTCATCGCCGAAACCTGGTATAAAGTCGACCAAAATCTTCCGATGACACAAGTGCTTCAGTTAACTGATGGACTGGAAGTAAGAGAGTACCAATTGAAAATTGGATCTTTAACTCTTCCTATATGGGGATGGTGGAAGGGAAAGGGCTCACAATTCAGAAGTGAGAACGAAGAGACCAATTGGGAATGGTTTGGATGGAGGTCACCAATTGACCTAAAAGCCATTCATTATTATGAAATAGACTCAAAAAAATACGAACAATCCAAAGATAAAATCCAAAAAATGGGAATTATAACAGCAAGAGAAAGCCTGAACCAATACCTTGGAAAAGAGGCTAAAGTCATGAAAGAAAAAGTTTTGCACCTTCGTGAGGAGAATGGTAAAGTAAAATTAATCCTATTATTCAAAGTTCATGAAAACATAGCAGTGACCAAGTATATAAGTCAAGGAGATTGA
- the yqfC gene encoding sporulation protein YqfC produces the protein MTKWQKQIRTWIGRYFDLPSDVMLDLPRITTIGSIHVYIENHTGLLHFSDNEVRIQYKQGQVKIIGKDLGVKMMLKEELLLEGEIKSVEFLPEA, from the coding sequence ATGACTAAATGGCAAAAGCAAATCCGTACATGGATCGGACGTTATTTCGATTTACCTTCTGATGTAATGCTTGATTTACCCAGAATTACGACAATTGGGTCGATTCATGTGTACATAGAAAATCACACGGGGCTTCTGCATTTTTCCGATAATGAAGTAAGGATTCAATATAAGCAGGGCCAAGTGAAGATAATTGGAAAAGATCTTGGAGTAAAGATGATGCTGAAAGAAGAACTATTGCTAGAGGGAGAAATAAAATCGGTGGAATTCCTGCCTGAAGCTTAA
- the floA gene encoding flotillin-like protein FloA (flotillin-like protein involved in membrane lipid rafts) produces MTLQELMPIIVIGVIIIVLAVLFTFIPVMLWISALAAGVKISIFTLVGMRLRRVVPSRVINPLIKAHKAGVNVDANQLESHYLAGGNVDRVVNALIAAQRANIELSFERCAAIDLAGRDVLEAVQMSVNPKVIETPFIAGVAMDGIEVKAKARITVRANIDRLVGGAGEDTVIARVGEGIVSTIGSSKSHNKVLENPDMISQNVLGKGLDAGTAFEILSIDIADIDIGKNIGAILQTDQAEADKNIAQAKAEERRAMAIAQEQEMRARVQEMQAKVVEAEAEVPQALAEALRSGKMGVMDYMNYQNINADTDMRNTLGKMSEGEQGEGEES; encoded by the coding sequence ATGACGCTACAAGAACTTATGCCAATTATTGTCATTGGTGTCATTATCATTGTATTAGCTGTATTATTTACTTTTATCCCGGTGATGCTTTGGATCAGCGCTCTGGCAGCTGGAGTCAAGATCAGTATTTTCACTCTAGTTGGAATGCGGTTACGAAGAGTTGTACCTTCCAGAGTTATTAATCCATTGATTAAAGCTCATAAGGCCGGTGTAAATGTAGATGCCAACCAATTGGAAAGTCACTATTTAGCCGGCGGTAATGTTGACCGGGTGGTTAACGCGCTAATTGCTGCTCAGCGTGCAAATATTGAATTGAGTTTCGAGCGCTGCGCTGCGATTGACCTGGCAGGTCGTGATGTTTTAGAAGCTGTCCAAATGAGCGTAAATCCAAAAGTTATTGAAACCCCGTTTATTGCGGGTGTTGCTATGGATGGCATAGAAGTGAAAGCTAAAGCACGAATTACCGTACGTGCTAATATCGACCGCTTAGTCGGTGGTGCGGGTGAAGACACAGTTATAGCCCGTGTAGGAGAAGGAATTGTATCGACCATTGGTTCAAGTAAAAGCCATAATAAAGTGTTGGAAAATCCTGATATGATCTCACAAAATGTATTAGGAAAAGGGCTAGATGCCGGAACGGCCTTTGAAATCTTATCCATAGATATTGCGGATATTGATATCGGGAAGAACATTGGTGCTATCTTACAGACAGACCAGGCAGAAGCTGATAAAAATATTGCGCAGGCTAAAGCCGAAGAACGCCGGGCTATGGCAATTGCTCAAGAACAAGAAATGCGCGCCCGCGTACAGGAAATGCAGGCTAAAGTGGTGGAAGCTGAAGCTGAAGTTCCACAGGCTCTTGCAGAAGCTCTTCGTTCAGGAAAAATGGGCGTCATGGATTATATGAATTACCAAAATATTAATGCTGACACCGATATGAGAAATACACTTGGCAAGATGTCTGAGGGCGAGCAGGGCGAAGGTGAAGAAAGTTAA
- a CDS encoding NfeD family protein — protein sequence MKRTFRLSIIFCMVVLAAALSIFHLYSSVHAQGEGEQVYIIPVQDTVERGMAAFLKRTTEEAAENGVDHIIFEIDTPGGRVDAAGDIGEIFQDLDIPNTAFVTSRAYSAGSYIALNADNIYMKPQATMGASGVINSDGTAADKKAQSAWISSMVAAAESNGRDPIYARAMADSSVDLPEYNAAEGEFLTLGPSEAEEVGYAEGIVEDRVELLNELGLSEAKVTENNPTMAENLARFLTDPVVIPILLSVASLGLIVELYSPGFGIPGIMGLLSLVLFFYGHIVAGLAGYEAIILLILGIGLVIAEIFLPGGIAGIAGVVSIVASLMLSSADMGHMAMSIGIALIATIIVSIVLFKTMGLERGFFRHIILQDSTSAEKGYLSSTSRLELIGMVGETMTPLRPAGTAVFDGERLDVVTEGGFVGTGQSVKVLKTEGSRIVVRELSSKEKEEEKE from the coding sequence ATGAAAAGGACTTTTCGTTTATCCATAATCTTTTGCATGGTAGTGTTAGCCGCTGCTTTATCCATCTTTCACCTTTATTCTTCTGTGCACGCTCAGGGAGAAGGGGAGCAGGTGTATATTATTCCTGTGCAAGATACAGTGGAACGGGGGATGGCTGCTTTTCTAAAGAGGACCACGGAAGAAGCTGCTGAAAATGGTGTCGATCATATTATATTCGAAATAGATACACCTGGGGGCAGGGTAGATGCTGCTGGAGATATAGGTGAGATTTTTCAGGACCTTGATATCCCGAATACGGCTTTTGTCACCAGCCGGGCATATTCAGCAGGTTCCTATATAGCTCTTAATGCGGACAATATTTATATGAAACCGCAAGCAACTATGGGGGCTTCAGGAGTAATTAACTCAGATGGTACAGCTGCCGATAAAAAAGCCCAGTCTGCCTGGATATCCTCGATGGTAGCTGCTGCTGAATCCAATGGACGAGATCCTATTTACGCCCGTGCAATGGCTGATAGTAGTGTAGACCTTCCCGAATATAATGCCGCTGAAGGAGAATTTTTAACACTTGGACCTAGTGAAGCCGAAGAAGTAGGGTATGCAGAAGGTATTGTAGAAGATCGTGTTGAATTACTTAATGAGTTAGGATTGTCTGAAGCGAAAGTAACTGAAAATAATCCTACAATGGCAGAGAATTTAGCCAGATTTTTAACCGATCCGGTCGTCATTCCTATTTTGCTTTCCGTCGCAAGTCTCGGGCTGATCGTAGAGTTGTATTCCCCGGGGTTTGGAATACCGGGAATAATGGGTCTGCTTTCACTCGTTTTATTCTTTTATGGACACATTGTGGCAGGACTTGCTGGATATGAAGCTATTATTTTGCTAATACTTGGAATAGGCCTTGTTATAGCGGAAATCTTTCTACCAGGAGGTATTGCTGGAATTGCGGGAGTCGTTTCCATTGTAGCCTCTCTTATGCTTTCATCTGCGGATATGGGGCACATGGCCATGAGTATTGGAATAGCCTTGATTGCGACTATTATTGTCTCCATTGTACTGTTTAAAACCATGGGGCTTGAGCGAGGTTTTTTCCGTCATATTATCCTTCAGGATTCCACCTCTGCAGAGAAAGGATATTTATCCTCTACCAGCCGCTTAGAGTTGATTGGAATGGTTGGTGAAACCATGACCCCTTTAAGACCTGCAGGTACTGCGGTTTTCGATGGTGAACGCCTGGATGTAGTAACTGAGGGAGGATTTGTGGGCACTGGACAATCGGTTAAAGTGTTAAAAACAGAAGGTTCCCGTATAGTAGTACGTGAGCTTTCATCAAAAGAGAAAGAGGAGGAGAAAGAATGA
- a CDS encoding GatB/YqeY domain-containing protein encodes MTITENLTQDMKTAMKARDKEKLSTIRMARASLQNEAIKLGKDSLTEEEELTVLTREVKQRKDSLHEFKEAGREDLVEGLKREIEILQVYMPEQLSDEELKQVVQETIQEVGATSKSDMGKVMSAVMPKVKGKADGSKVNKLVLQQLS; translated from the coding sequence ATGACTATAACTGAAAATCTGACCCAGGATATGAAAACCGCTATGAAAGCTCGTGACAAAGAAAAATTGTCTACGATCCGGATGGCTAGAGCTTCTTTGCAAAATGAGGCTATTAAATTGGGGAAAGATTCATTAACTGAAGAAGAAGAATTAACTGTATTAACCCGTGAGGTTAAGCAGAGAAAAGATTCCCTCCACGAATTCAAAGAAGCTGGACGCGAAGATCTTGTAGAAGGACTCAAGCGTGAAATTGAGATTTTACAAGTATATATGCCGGAACAGCTCTCAGATGAAGAACTTAAACAAGTTGTTCAAGAAACAATTCAAGAGGTAGGAGCTACATCGAAAAGTGACATGGGTAAAGTCATGAGTGCCGTAATGCCTAAAGTTAAAGGTAAAGCCGATGGCTCCAAAGTCAATAAGCTTGTACTTCAGCAATTATCTTAA
- the rpsU gene encoding 30S ribosomal protein S21 yields MSNTTRVRKNESLEDALRRFKKDVSKSGTLAEYRKREYYDKPSVRRKKKSEAARKRK; encoded by the coding sequence ATGTCAAACACAACTCGCGTTCGTAAAAACGAGTCTCTTGAAGATGCTCTTCGTCGCTTTAAGAAGGATGTATCAAAAAGTGGTACATTAGCTGAATATCGTAAGCGTGAATATTACGATAAGCCTAGCGTACGCCGTAAGAAAAAGTCTGAGGCGGCTAGAAAGCGTAAGTAG